The following are encoded in a window of Amaranthus tricolor cultivar Red isolate AtriRed21 chromosome 2, ASM2621246v1, whole genome shotgun sequence genomic DNA:
- the LOC130803164 gene encoding uncharacterized protein LOC130803164, producing the protein MMIVNHSKEKAFLGDLNGWMLYLANSMVDWFPDKDRRFKKLMACTEEEDKIHKKEIRYKETKRIAKKAVAEGEKYIFKLAKVRSRQKDLGTVKFIKDEGGRVLLRQEDIKTRWHQYFSQLLNETKGLKEEIRQTLVIQRTQDHRSIIDITTREVGESLKKKEGSKAFGHNNILIEVWRGLGDEGIHWLTNLLNVILRSREMPEEWRVSTLIPLFKNKGDALVCGNYKGIKLLSHTMKTVGKSD; encoded by the exons ATGATGATTGTTAACCACTCAAAGGAAAAAGCTTTTCTGGGTGATCTAAATGGCTGGATGCT GTACTTGGCT AATAGTATGGTTGATTGGTTTCCT GACAAAGACAGGAGATTCAAGAAGCTTATGGCTTGCACGGAGGAGGAGGATAAGATACATAAAAAAGAGATCAGGTACAAAGAAACAAAACGGATAGCAAAGAAAGCAGTAGCGGAG GGGGAgaagtatatttttaagttaGCAAAAGTCAGATCTAGACAAAAGGATTTAGGGACAGTGAAGTTCATTAAAGATGAAGGTGGACGAGTACTCCTTAGACAAGAGGATATCAAAACGAGATGGCATCAATATTTTTCCCAACTGCTCAATGAGACTAAGGGTCTAAAGGAGGAGATTCGACAAACTTTGGTCATCCAAAGAACACAGGATCATAGGTCGATTATTGATATTACCACGAGGGAAGTAGGAGAATCTCTCAAAAAGAAGGAGGGATCAAAGGCATTTGGACATAATAACATCTtgattgaggtgtggaggggtttaggagatGAGGGTATTCATTGGCTTACTAACCTCTTGAATGTCATCTTGAGGTCTCGtgagatgccagaagaatggagggtTAGCACACTTATCCCACTGTTTAAAAATAAGGGCGATGCACTAGTATGCGGGAACTATAAAGGAATCAAACTttta